From the genome of Callithrix jacchus isolate 240 chromosome 7, calJac240_pri, whole genome shotgun sequence, one region includes:
- the LOC128928281 gene encoding uncharacterized protein LOC128928281: protein MAARAKSPARRGAARTPRRPGPLAQQGERRGCRRPGRARHGSAPAAPPPAPPANQRAAAGAGGCRGGPGGRRRERAAGRGPAAAGERTQDFGVPASEPPASAGEAEDGSPGRPPTPRFKCLNKKENGLSHITINLELLTVSPNIFVIS, encoded by the exons ATGGCGGCCAGGGCGAAGAGCCCCGCGCGGCGCGGGGCAGCGCGGACCCCTCGGCGCCCCGGGCCGCTCGCTCAGCAGGGCGAGCGGAGGGGCTGCCGGCGTCCGGGGCGAGCGCGCCACGGCTCCGCTCCCGCGG CGCCGCCGCCGGCCCCGCCAGCCAATCAGCGCGCGGCGGCGGGCGCTGGCGGCTGCAGAGGCGGCCCTGGCGGGCGGCGCCGGGAAAGGGCGGCGGGCCGGGGGCCTGCGGCTGCCGGGGAAAGGACCCAGGATTTCGGGGTTCCGGCGAGCGAGCCCCCGGCGAGCGCAGGCGAGGCGGAGGACGGTAGCCCCGGCAGGCCCCCGACCCCCCG GTTCAAATgcttaaataaaaaggaaaatggattATCTCATATAACAATAAACCTGGAG CTCCTCACTGTATCTCCTAATATCTTTGTAATTTCCTAA